The sequence below is a genomic window from Lewinella sp. 4G2.
AAGGCATCGAAGACGTAACGGTCAATCTGTTAGTCGATGGCGCTCAAGTTGCCACGACTACCACTGATGCTGACGGTGCCTACGAGTTTACTTCCCTAATGCCAGGTGAAGAGTACGTAGTTGAGTTCGAAGCTCCGACCGGCTTCCGTGCCGCGCCACAAAATGTGGGCGATGACGCAAGCGACAGTGACGCTGACGAAACGACTGGTCTGAGCCAGACGGTAGTCCTGATGTCCGGTGAAAACAACGAGACAATTGACGCTGGTTTCTACGAGACTGCAACTATCGGTGACTTCGTCTTTCTCGATGAGGATGCGGACGGCGTTCAGGATGCTGGCGAAGAAGGCATCGAAGACGTAACCGTCAACTTGCTTGACGAGAACGGTGATGTAGTGGCGACCACGACTACTGATGTCGACGGTGCCTACGAGTTC
It includes:
- a CDS encoding SdrD B-like domain-containing protein, with product GIEDVTVNLLVDGAQVATTTTDADGAYEFTSLMPGEEYVVEFEAPTGFRAAPQNVGDDASDSDADETTGLSQTVVLMSGENNETIDAGFYETATIGDFVFLDEDADGVQDAGEEGIEDVTVNLLDENGDVVATTTTDVDGAYEFTDVVPGDYVVEFEAPAGTEPSPVNAGGDDATDSDADPITGQTGTITITSGEEDDTNDAGFYET